Sequence from the Candidatus Paceibacterota bacterium genome:
GCCCCGAAGGGTGGCCGGATCGAAAGAGCATATGATTTCGAATGATCCAATGTCGCAGCACGGGAATCGCTCTCACACCGAGCGCTCCTACACCGCTGCCAAGCCGCCGGTCAATGAGGAGACCCTCAAGACGGCCAAGATTCAGATCGAGCGCAAGACTTTTGTCCTGGCGCTGAAGGAGAATTCGCGCGGCCGCTTCCTCCGCATTACCGAGGATGTCGGCGGCCGCCGTGACACCATCATCATCCCCGCCCCGGGGTTGGAGGAGTTCCGAACGATCCTGGACGAAATCATCAAGACTGCGGCCGAGACCCCGCCCAAGGCGACGTAGGACGACGTTCCATCCCGGCTGCTGCTGGCCGGGATTCGACTAGAATCTGTCTTGTTACCGCTGAAGCCTTGAGGTGGATCCTCACGCCAGGGTCAGGGTTTTTAGGTTCTAGCACTTGAAGGAGCGTTGGGCGAGCAATTCGAGGCC
This genomic interval carries:
- a CDS encoding PUR family DNA/RNA-binding protein encodes the protein MSQHGNRSHTERSYTAAKPPVNEETLKTAKIQIERKTFVLALKENSRGRFLRITEDVGGRRDTIIIPAPGLEEFRTILDEIIKTAAETPPKAT